The segment CTCGGGCTGCGGGGTGCTGGTGAGCCTGGGCGGTGACACGGCGGTGGCCGGGCCGGCGCCGGAGGGCGGCTGGCGGATCCGGGTGCAGGACATCACCGGCCATCCGGACGAGGCCCCGGTGGGCCCGCACACGACGGTGGCGATCCTGGACGGCGGTCTGGCGACCTCGGGCACCTCGGCCCGGCGGTGGCGGCGCGGCGGGCAGGAGCTGCACCACATCGTGGATCCGCGTACCGGGCAGCCGGCCCGGACCCCGTGGCGTACGGTCACGGTCGCGGCGGCGACCTGCGCGGACGCCAACACCGCCAGCACGGCGGCGATGCTGCGCGGCGCGGCGGCGCATGAGTGGCTGACCGCGCTGGGGCTGCCGGCCCGGCTGGTGGCGGCCGACGGCACGGTACGTACGACGGCGGGCTGGCCCTCCGAGGAAGCGGAGGCGGCGGCATGACGCTCTGGTATCTCAACCGTGCGACCGGGGTGGTCAGCCTGGTGCTGTTCACCGCGGTGATGCTGCTCGGTGTCGCGGTCCATCTGCGCACCAGGCTTCCGGGTCTGCCGCGCTTCGGGACCGTGACCCTGCACCGCAGCGTGTCGCTGATCGCCGTGGTCTTCCTCGGGCTGCACATCGTGACGGCGGTCGCCGACAGCTATGTGTCCATCTCGGTCGCCGATGTGGTGGTGCCCTTCGCGGGCTCGTACGAGCCGCTGTGGCTGGGCCTGGGCACGGTCGCGTTCGACCTGATGCTCGCGGTGGTCGCGACCAGCCTGCTGCGGGCCCGGCTGGGGCACCGCACGTGGCGGGCGGTCCACTGGCTGGCGTACGCGTCCTGGCCGCTGGCGGTCGTGCACGGGCTGGGCATCGGCACGGACCTGGCGTCCGGCTGGCTGCTCTGGCTCGGCATCGGCTGTGTCGCGGCGGTGGCCGCCGCGCTCGTGGCGCGCGTGACGCTCGCGCCCCGGCGGCGCGGGCCCGCCGACCTTCTGCAAACCCCCCGCCCCAGCTCTCGCACGATCGGAGTCTGACCGATGCCCGTCACCGAAGCCCCGGCGCCCGCACGGCTGTTGCCGCTGTACGGAGCCGACAACCTTCCCGCGCATGCCGCGTTGCACGGCCCCCCGCCGTATGCCGCCGCGGGCACCCTCATACAGACCCTGGCCGATGCCGGGCTCGCCGGTCACGGCGGCGCGGCCTTCCCGGTGCACCGCAAGATGACGGCGGTGGCGCAGGCCGGGCGGCGTGGTGGCCGCAAGCCGGTCGTGGTCGGCAACGGCGCGGAGGGTGAGCCCGCCAGCGAGAAGGACAAGACGCTGCTGCGCCGGGCGCCGCATCTGGTGCTGGACGGGCTGCAGTTGGCCGCGGCTGCGGTCGGCGCCGGCGAGGTGCAGCTCGCGGTGGAGGAGGGCACGGGGCTGCCGGCCGCGCTGCAGAACGCGGTGAACAGGCGGGCCCGTGCCGGGATCGACCTGCTGCCGGTACGGATCGCGGAGGTGCCGCGCCGTTTCCTGTCCGGCGAGTCCTCGGCCCTGGCCGAGCGCCTGTCGGGGCGGGCGGCCCTGCCCCGGCACCCCGAGCCGCCGGTGCGCGAGCGCGGGGTGGGCCGGGCGCCGACCCTGGTGCAGAACGTCGAGACGCTGGCCCACCTGGCGCTGGTCGCCCGTTACGGCGCCCAGTGGTTCCGTTCGGTCGGCACGGGCGAGGAGCCGGGCAGCATGCTGTGCACCGTGTACCTGGCCGGCCGTGAGCCGGAGGTGGTGGAGGCCGCGTACGGCACGCCGTTGCGCAGGCTGCTGTTGCTCGGGCAGGGCGATCCGGCGCAGGCGGTGCTGGTCGGCGGTTACCACGGGGCGTGGATTCCGGCCGCCCATGCCGTACGGCTGCGGCTTTCGGTGGCCGACCTGACGCCGTTCGGGGCCGCCCCGGGTGCGGGGGTGCTCGCCGCGCTGCCGGCCGACCGGTGCGGGCTGGCCGAGACCGCTCGCGTACTGCGCTATCTCGCGTTGCAGTCGGCGGGCCAGTGCGGCCCGTGCCTGAACGGGCTGCCGCGGATCGCCGCGGCCTTCGCCGAGCTGGCCGCGCCGGGTGGAGCGGGCGGGCCGGAGCGGATCGCCGTGGTCCGGGGCGACATCGCCCGCTGGTCCGGGCTGGTCGAGGGCCGAGGCGCCTGCCACCATCCCGACGGCACCGTACGGCTGGTGCGCAGCGCGCTGACCGCCTTCGCGGGCGAGGCCGACTGCCACGCCGCCGGCTACTGCCGGGCGACCGACCACACCCCGCTGCTGCCGATCCCGGAAGGAAGCCGACGATGAGCCGTATTCGTACCAAGGAGGCGGCGGAGCAAGCGATCGCCGTCGACTGGACCGCCTGCCAGGGGCACGGGCTGTGCGCCGAGCTGCTGCCCGAGCACATCACGCTCGACGAGTGGGGCTATCCGCTCCTGGACGGCCAGCCGGTCCGCCGCGCCGCGGTGAAGCGGGCCCGGCGGGCGGCGGCGGACTGCCCGGTGCTCGCGCTGAAGCTGACGTCGAAGCCCGCGCCGTACACAGCTGACTCATAGGGAGCTTCAAGCCAAAACCACGAACCGCCATTGACGGGCCCATGTCAAGGCAAAGAACATCGTGAACGCACCCCGCACTCCTGCGCATATCCCCCACATCCAGGAGGACGTTCATGAGGTTCCCCCGAACCGGCAGAGGGGCAACGGCCACCGCCGCTCTGCTCGCTCTCGCCCTGGCCGGCTCGCTGGCCGTGCAGGCCGACGCGTCACCCTCGACGGAAGGCGGCCGGCCCACCAAGGCCGCGGTCGCCGCCGCCGACGAGTCCGTCCAGCAGTACGAGGTCGCCGGCCCCCGCACCTTCGCCGAGCGCAACCGGCTCACCGCCACCGGCGCGTCCATCGACGCGGTGCTCGAACACACCGTCGTGATCACCGCGACCGCCGCCCAGGCGAGGAAGGTCCGGGCGCTGGGCTACCGGCTCGCCGTCCTGGAGGAACCCGAGGCCGACGACGGCAGCGTGCACGTGGACAACTTCCCGAGCGCCGACTCGAATTACCACAACTACGCGGAGATGACCTCGGAGATCGCCACCCTGGTCGCCGCGCACCCCACGATCATGTCCCAGCAGGTGATCGGCACCTCCTACGAGGGCCGCAACATCACCGCCATCAAGATCAGCGACAACGTCGGCACCGACGAGTCCGAGCCCGAGGTGCTGTTCACCCACCACCAGCACGCCCGTGAGCACCTCACCGTCGAGATGGCGCTGTACCTGCTGCACCAGTTCGGCGACAACTACGCCTCCGACAGCCGGATAGCCAACATCGTCAACACCCGCGAGATCTGGGTCATCCCGGACCTCAACCCCGACGGCGGCGAGTACGACATAGCCACCGGCAGCTACCGCAGTTGGCGCAAGAACCGCCAGCCCAACTCCGGCTCCTCGTACGTCGGCACCGACCTCAACCGCAACTGGGCCTACAACTGGGGCTGCTGCGGCGGCTCCTCCGGCTCCACCTCCAGCCTGACCTACCGCGGCTCCGCCGCCGAGTCCGCCACCGAGGTGAAGGTCGTCGCCAACTTCGTACGCAGCCGGGTCGTCGGCGGTACGCAGCAGATCAAGGCCGCCATCGACTGGCACACGTACAGCGAACTGGTCCTGTGGCCCTTCGGCTACACGACCACCAACACCACCACCGGCATGACGGCCGACCAGTACAACACCTTCGCCACCTTCGGCAACACCATGGCCGCCACCAATGGCTACACCCCGGAGCAGTCCAGCGACCTCTACATCACCGACGGGTCGATCGACGACTGGCTGTGGGGCAACCAGAAGATCTTCGCCTACACCTTCGAGATGTACCCGACCGCGAGCGGCTCCTCGGGCTTCTACCCGCCCGACGAGGTGATCGCCGCGCAGACCAGCCGCAACCGGGAGGCCACGCTGCTCCTGCTTGAGGAAGCGGACTGCATGTACCGGGCCATCGGCAAGCAGTCGACGTACTGCACCTCGTGAGTGAGGGGTGCGCGAGCCGGGCCGGATCAGCGGCCCAGCTCGCGCACCATCCGCCGTTCCGTCGCGCACGGGACGTACCCGAACCACTTGTTGACCGCCAGCATCGGCCCGTTGCCGAGGTCGTTCCCGGTGAAGGCCTCCGTGTAGCCGGCCGCGCGGGCGCGGTGCAGGGAGTCGTTCTTGGCGAGCTTGGCCAGCCCCCGGCCGCGATAGGCCCGGCGGGTGCCGGTGCCTGCCGAGTAGTAGCGGGTGCCGCCGTCGGTGTGGGCGGTGCACAGCGCCGCCACGACACCGTCGACCAGGACGGCGGTGGTCAGGCTCCGGTCCAGCTCCGGGCGGGACCACTCGTTGGCGAGCCAGGACTCGTACGGCGG is part of the Streptomyces sp. NBC_01262 genome and harbors:
- a CDS encoding M14 family metallopeptidase; its protein translation is MRFPRTGRGATATAALLALALAGSLAVQADASPSTEGGRPTKAAVAAADESVQQYEVAGPRTFAERNRLTATGASIDAVLEHTVVITATAAQARKVRALGYRLAVLEEPEADDGSVHVDNFPSADSNYHNYAEMTSEIATLVAAHPTIMSQQVIGTSYEGRNITAIKISDNVGTDESEPEVLFTHHQHAREHLTVEMALYLLHQFGDNYASDSRIANIVNTREIWVIPDLNPDGGEYDIATGSYRSWRKNRQPNSGSSYVGTDLNRNWAYNWGCCGGSSGSTSSLTYRGSAAESATEVKVVANFVRSRVVGGTQQIKAAIDWHTYSELVLWPFGYTTTNTTTGMTADQYNTFATFGNTMAATNGYTPEQSSDLYITDGSIDDWLWGNQKIFAYTFEMYPTASGSSGFYPPDEVIAAQTSRNREATLLLLEEADCMYRAIGKQSTYCTS
- a CDS encoding ferredoxin translates to MSRIRTKEAAEQAIAVDWTACQGHGLCAELLPEHITLDEWGYPLLDGQPVRRAAVKRARRAAADCPVLALKLTSKPAPYTADS
- a CDS encoding ferric reductase-like transmembrane domain-containing protein encodes the protein MTLWYLNRATGVVSLVLFTAVMLLGVAVHLRTRLPGLPRFGTVTLHRSVSLIAVVFLGLHIVTAVADSYVSISVADVVVPFAGSYEPLWLGLGTVAFDLMLAVVATSLLRARLGHRTWRAVHWLAYASWPLAVVHGLGIGTDLASGWLLWLGIGCVAAVAAALVARVTLAPRRRGPADLLQTPRPSSRTIGV
- a CDS encoding FAD:protein FMN transferase, with translation MTDPDHLDACRYLLELDLAEVDEACSRFRPDSELVRLDGADGRAVPVSPLLLEALAVALRAAELTGGDVDPTVGSAMDALGYDKDFELVERDGKPLRLDVRPVPGWRKVRLDQVYGTVTIPAGTRLDLGATAKAWAADRAARMLAAASGCGVLVSLGGDTAVAGPAPEGGWRIRVQDITGHPDEAPVGPHTTVAILDGGLATSGTSARRWRRGGQELHHIVDPRTGQPARTPWRTVTVAAATCADANTASTAAMLRGAAAHEWLTALGLPARLVAADGTVRTTAGWPSEEAEAAA
- a CDS encoding NADH-ubiquinone oxidoreductase-F iron-sulfur binding region domain-containing protein: MPVTEAPAPARLLPLYGADNLPAHAALHGPPPYAAAGTLIQTLADAGLAGHGGAAFPVHRKMTAVAQAGRRGGRKPVVVGNGAEGEPASEKDKTLLRRAPHLVLDGLQLAAAAVGAGEVQLAVEEGTGLPAALQNAVNRRARAGIDLLPVRIAEVPRRFLSGESSALAERLSGRAALPRHPEPPVRERGVGRAPTLVQNVETLAHLALVARYGAQWFRSVGTGEEPGSMLCTVYLAGREPEVVEAAYGTPLRRLLLLGQGDPAQAVLVGGYHGAWIPAAHAVRLRLSVADLTPFGAAPGAGVLAALPADRCGLAETARVLRYLALQSAGQCGPCLNGLPRIAAAFAELAAPGGAGGPERIAVVRGDIARWSGLVEGRGACHHPDGTVRLVRSALTAFAGEADCHAAGYCRATDHTPLLPIPEGSRR